In the Rhizobium sp. CB3090 genome, one interval contains:
- the ubiB gene encoding 2-polyprenylphenol 6-hydroxylase, whose translation MSAFNAYFGLVRVGWVLVREGVVIALPSEGLPPSVSLAKSFVSIFARKRAKTQARSDRLAKAVERLGPSYVKIGQFLATRPDVVGVDMANDLSQLQDRMAFFPNAAAKAAIEGSLGRSLDDLYVSFDEPFAAASIAQVHPAEVQTAQGRKRVAVKVIRPGVRQRFVNDIKAMYLVAGLQERFMPSSRRLRPVEVTRTLEQTTKIEMDLRLEAAALSEIAENTRKDPGFRVPEVDWERTGRDVITMEWIDGVKMSDVEGLKAAGHDLNALADTLIQSFLRHTLRDGFFHADMHPGNLFVDAEGEIVAVDMGIVGRLGKKERRFLAEILYGFITRDYVRVAEVHFEAGYVPGHHNTESFAQAIRAIGEPIHGQPAETISMGKLLTLLFEVTELFDMQTRPELVMLQKTMVVVEGVSRMLNPRFNMWKASEPVVGDWIRTNLGPKRIVTDLKDGLKAAVKLAEAVPEIAAKTEKFHHELLAMSESGLRFDPQTAEAIGKAEAKHSRSGRLALWIIALTLLYIAWLLS comes from the coding sequence ATGAGTGCTTTCAACGCATATTTCGGCCTCGTCAGGGTCGGCTGGGTGCTGGTGCGCGAGGGCGTGGTCATCGCCCTTCCGTCCGAGGGCTTGCCGCCCTCCGTCAGCCTTGCGAAATCCTTTGTCAGCATTTTCGCCCGCAAACGCGCCAAGACCCAGGCGCGAAGCGACCGCCTGGCCAAGGCCGTCGAACGTCTCGGACCGTCCTATGTGAAGATCGGCCAGTTCCTGGCGACACGACCCGATGTCGTCGGCGTCGACATGGCCAACGACCTTTCGCAATTGCAGGACCGCATGGCCTTCTTTCCGAATGCGGCGGCAAAGGCTGCAATCGAGGGTTCGCTCGGTCGCTCGCTCGACGATCTATATGTAAGCTTTGACGAACCATTTGCGGCCGCGTCGATTGCGCAGGTTCATCCGGCGGAAGTGCAGACAGCTCAAGGCCGCAAGCGCGTTGCTGTCAAAGTGATTCGACCCGGTGTGCGCCAGCGCTTCGTCAACGATATCAAGGCGATGTATCTTGTCGCCGGCCTGCAGGAACGCTTCATGCCGTCAAGCCGCCGCTTGCGGCCCGTCGAAGTGACGCGGACACTGGAGCAGACGACCAAGATCGAGATGGATCTGCGGCTGGAGGCGGCCGCTCTCTCGGAAATCGCCGAAAACACCAGGAAGGACCCCGGCTTCCGCGTCCCCGAGGTCGATTGGGAGCGCACCGGCCGCGACGTCATCACCATGGAATGGATCGACGGCGTCAAAATGTCCGATGTCGAGGGGCTGAAGGCAGCCGGCCACGATCTGAATGCGCTCGCCGACACGCTGATCCAGTCCTTCCTGCGGCATACGCTGCGCGACGGCTTCTTCCATGCCGATATGCACCCTGGCAATCTCTTCGTCGATGCCGAAGGGGAGATCGTCGCCGTCGACATGGGCATCGTCGGGCGGCTCGGCAAAAAGGAACGCCGCTTTCTTGCCGAAATTCTCTACGGCTTCATCACCCGCGACTATGTCCGTGTCGCCGAGGTGCATTTCGAAGCCGGTTACGTGCCGGGGCATCACAATACCGAGAGTTTCGCGCAGGCGATCCGCGCCATCGGCGAGCCGATCCACGGCCAGCCGGCCGAGACGATCTCCATGGGCAAGCTGCTGACATTGCTCTTCGAAGTGACCGAACTTTTCGATATGCAGACACGGCCGGAGCTGGTCATGCTGCAGAAGACCATGGTCGTGGTCGAGGGCGTGTCGCGCATGCTCAATCCGCGTTTCAACATGTGGAAGGCTTCGGAACCCGTCGTAGGCGACTGGATCCGCACCAATCTCGGACCTAAACGCATAGTAACCGACCTGAAGGACGGTTTGAAAGCGGCTGTGAAGCTTGCCGAAGCCGTGCCCGAAATCGCGGCCAAGACCGAGAAATTCCACCACGAACTCCTCGCCATGAGCGAAAGCGGTCTGCGCTTCGACCCGCAGACGGCGGAGGCGATCGGCAAAGCCGAGGCGAAGCACAGCCGCTCCGGACGCCTGGCGCTCTGGATCATCGCGCTTACGCTGCTCTATATTGCATGGCTTTTGAGCTGA